A single genomic interval of Amycolatopsis albispora harbors:
- a CDS encoding DUF2637 domain-containing protein has protein sequence MSTTIRRDLALWVQCFCTALVALDAAYASYRHGRDFALRFGSDHTTAAIWPLIVDGLLIIATVELWKGPAKQTGRWAAWLAFTLGISLSLCANIAAAPHLSVFAIAVAACPPLALLLAVELLNRALKRHRTTHNTTTESGTASTPRQEPTAPAPLSAEERMWQHYLAELEQGRTPTGAELDRVAGTHNYGRRLLRKWRATGRLPDHKQDQQTAAGTTSRQAA, from the coding sequence ATGAGCACCACCATTCGCCGTGACCTCGCCCTCTGGGTGCAGTGCTTCTGCACCGCCCTGGTCGCACTCGACGCCGCCTACGCCTCCTACCGCCACGGCCGCGACTTCGCCCTCCGCTTCGGCTCCGACCACACCACCGCCGCCATCTGGCCCCTGATCGTCGACGGCCTGCTCATCATCGCCACCGTCGAACTCTGGAAGGGGCCCGCCAAGCAGACCGGCCGGTGGGCCGCCTGGCTCGCCTTCACCCTCGGCATCAGCCTCTCGCTGTGCGCCAACATCGCCGCGGCGCCCCACCTCAGCGTCTTCGCCATCGCGGTGGCCGCCTGCCCTCCGCTGGCCTTGCTCCTCGCCGTCGAACTGCTCAACCGAGCCCTCAAACGCCACCGAACAACCCACAACACCACGACGGAGTCGGGCACCGCGAGCACACCACGCCAGGAACCCACCGCACCAGCTCCGCTCAGCGCCGAAGAACGCATGTGGCAGCACTACCTCGCCGAACTGGAGCAGGGCCGCACCCCCACCGGCGCTGAACTGGATCGCGTTGCTGGCACGCACAACTACGGGCGCCGTCTCCTCCGGAAATGGCGCGCAACCGGACGCCTCCCCGACCACAAGCAAGATCAGCAAACGGCCGCCGGAACAACCAGCCGACAGGCGGCCTGA
- a CDS encoding helix-turn-helix domain-containing protein, translated as MHPSTTQTRPVHNDLGPAERAGKPRERDPRRYSEQLGDELQQHREHAGLTVEAVAEHLGWSPDTLSDTELGSSTPSS; from the coding sequence ATGCACCCTTCTACGACACAAACCCGTCCAGTTCACAACGACCTGGGCCCAGCGGAGCGCGCCGGAAAACCACGCGAACGGGATCCACGGCGGTACAGCGAGCAGCTCGGTGACGAGCTGCAGCAGCACCGCGAGCACGCCGGTCTCACCGTGGAAGCCGTTGCCGAGCACCTGGGCTGGAGCCCGGACACGCTGTCCGACACCGAGCTGGGCTCTTCGACACCATCCAGCTGA
- a CDS encoding HAD family hydrolase, which translates to MEFALAPPRQRRTTPASPADPWSAPALRLVCLDIDDTLIDFTASSSGALAAVLGRDDLWPLWEAVTDRHVAMVVAGDLDYAAMHRTRTQSFLAEVGQPVCAEEAASFERRRLELLRRSWRLFDDVLPCLEWLRAAGVHLAAVTNASGAHQRTKLADLGLARFFDHIAIAGEMGVAKPDPVMFHTVCLALGCDPGEAVHVGDKLDTDAIGAHDAGLGAVWLDRAATGAAVPRGVHVVEGLAELPELLVCEFARVGVPAPR; encoded by the coding sequence GTGGAATTTGCGCTCGCACCCCCGAGACAGCGGCGGACAACCCCGGCTTCACCGGCTGACCCGTGGTCGGCCCCGGCCCTGCGCCTGGTCTGCCTCGACATCGACGACACCCTGATCGACTTCACCGCGTCCAGCAGTGGCGCGCTGGCCGCCGTGCTCGGCCGCGACGACCTCTGGCCGCTGTGGGAGGCGGTGACCGACCGGCACGTGGCCATGGTCGTCGCCGGTGACCTCGACTACGCGGCGATGCACCGCACGCGTACCCAGAGCTTTCTCGCCGAGGTCGGGCAGCCCGTGTGCGCCGAGGAGGCCGCGTCGTTCGAACGGCGGCGACTGGAACTGCTGCGGCGGTCGTGGCGCCTGTTCGACGACGTGCTGCCGTGCCTCGAGTGGCTGCGCGCGGCCGGCGTCCACCTGGCGGCGGTGACCAACGCCTCCGGCGCGCACCAGCGCACCAAGCTCGCCGACCTGGGCCTGGCGAGGTTCTTCGACCACATCGCCATCGCGGGGGAGATGGGCGTCGCCAAACCCGATCCGGTGATGTTTCACACAGTGTGCCTGGCACTGGGCTGCGACCCGGGCGAGGCCGTGCACGTAGGGGACAAGCTCGACACCGACGCCATCGGCGCCCACGACGCGGGCCTGGGGGCGGTCTGGCTGGACCGCGCGGCCACCGGCGCGGCGGTCCCGCGTGGCGTGCACGTGGTGGAGGGGCTCGCGGAGCTGCCTGAACTGCTCGTTTGCGAGTTCGCCAGGGTGGGGGTGCCGGCGCCGCGGTGA
- the gltX gene encoding glutamate--tRNA ligase, whose product MTETTPVRARFCPSPTGAPHVGMIRTALFNWAFARHHGGTLVFRIEDTDAARDSEESYESLLEALRWVGLDWDEGPEVGGEYGPYRQSLRREIYADVAAKLLEAGELYEAFSTNEEVEARRKAAGQDPKLGYDNFDRDLTDEQRAAFRAEGRKPVLRLRMPDQDLGWTDLVRGEISFPAATIPDPVLVRNNGEPLYTLTNPVDDALMKITHVLRGEDLLPSTPRQIALYAALQRIGVAERTPEFGHLPYVMGEGNKKLSKRDPSSNLFNLRDRGFIKEGLVNYLALLGWSIADDRDIFTAGELVEAFDIGKVSANPARFDLKKAEAINGTHVRALDVDDFTARVVPYLQLANVLPAEPSESELSRLRAIAPLVQERVIVLSDTVDMVRFLFVSEEEFAPEEAAAAKVLGPDAEPVLRAAIEALEELSSWDTPGIEEALKNALVEKLGLKPRKAFAPVRVGITGRTVSPPLYESMELLGREVSLGRLRRALDGVGL is encoded by the coding sequence ATGACTGAGACCACGCCTGTGCGCGCCCGCTTCTGCCCGTCGCCGACCGGTGCCCCGCATGTCGGGATGATCCGGACCGCGCTGTTCAACTGGGCCTTCGCCCGCCACCACGGCGGCACCCTGGTGTTCCGGATCGAGGACACCGACGCCGCTCGCGACTCCGAGGAGTCCTACGAATCGCTGCTCGAGGCGCTGCGCTGGGTGGGCTTGGACTGGGACGAGGGTCCCGAGGTCGGCGGCGAGTACGGGCCGTACCGGCAGAGCCTGCGGCGGGAGATCTACGCGGACGTGGCGGCCAAGCTGCTCGAGGCGGGGGAGCTGTACGAGGCGTTCTCGACCAACGAGGAGGTCGAGGCGCGGCGCAAGGCGGCAGGCCAGGACCCGAAGCTCGGTTACGACAACTTCGACCGCGACCTGACCGACGAGCAGCGCGCCGCGTTCCGCGCCGAGGGCCGCAAGCCGGTGCTCCGGCTGCGCATGCCCGACCAGGACCTCGGCTGGACCGACCTGGTGCGCGGCGAGATCAGCTTCCCGGCCGCCACCATTCCGGACCCGGTGCTGGTGCGGAACAACGGTGAGCCGCTGTACACGCTGACGAACCCGGTCGACGACGCGCTGATGAAGATCACCCACGTGCTGCGCGGGGAGGACCTGCTGCCGTCCACGCCGCGGCAGATCGCGCTGTACGCGGCGCTTCAGCGCATCGGCGTCGCCGAGCGCACGCCCGAATTCGGGCACCTCCCGTATGTGATGGGGGAGGGCAACAAAAAACTGTCCAAGCGTGATCCTTCTTCGAATCTGTTCAACCTGCGTGACCGCGGATTCATCAAGGAGGGGCTGGTCAACTACCTGGCCCTGCTCGGCTGGTCCATCGCCGACGACCGCGACATCTTCACCGCCGGTGAACTGGTCGAAGCCTTCGATATCGGCAAGGTGAGCGCGAACCCCGCCCGTTTCGACTTGAAGAAAGCCGAAGCGATCAACGGCACGCACGTCCGCGCGCTGGACGTGGACGATTTCACCGCGCGCGTGGTGCCCTATCTGCAACTCGCGAACGTACTTCCGGCGGAACCGTCCGAAAGCGAGCTGAGCAGGCTGCGCGCGATCGCCCCGCTGGTGCAGGAGCGGGTGATCGTGCTGTCGGACACAGTGGACATGGTTCGTTTCCTCTTTGTGTCCGAAGAGGAATTCGCGCCGGAAGAGGCCGCGGCGGCGAAGGTTCTCGGCCCGGACGCCGAGCCGGTACTCCGCGCCGCTATCGAGGCGCTCGAGGAACTGTCCTCCTGGGATACTCCCGGTATCGAGGAAGCGCTGAAGAACGCACTCGTGGAGAAGCTCGGTCTCAAGCCCCGCAAGGCTTTTGCCCCGGTACGCGTGGGTATCACCGGGCGCACCGTTTCACCGCCGCTTTACGAATCGATGGAACTGCTCGGCCGGGAGGTCTCCCTCGGACGGTTGCGGCGTGCACTCGACGGTGTCGGGCTGTAA
- a CDS encoding FAD-dependent oxidoreductase has translation MTERTGCVVIGGGPAGMVLGLLLARAGVEVTVLEKHADFLRDFRGDTVHPSTLQLLDELGLGERFHAVPHSEIQQVGFPLPDGRMLTFADLSRLKVKYPYIAMVPQWDFLDVLAEAGRDEPSFTLRMSTEVTGLVAEGDRIAGVRYRTADGTEGELHADLTVAADGRWSLARRQAGLRPREFDVPFDAWWFRLPRHDGERGDTISPQMRNRKFAVALPREGYFQIAYLAPKGSDEDLRNAGIEQFRASVAEAYPNYADRLDSLETMDDVKFLDVRLNRLHRWHTEGLLCIGDAAHAMSPIGGVGINLAVQDAVATAHLLAAPLRRGRPRQRDLAKVRARRWLPTVAVQLLQRLLHRAVMRPVMAGKRNGPPKPVIAVLGRFPKLAVVPAYLIGVGLRPEHAPGFARRDPVSPAPRGS, from the coding sequence ATGACCGAGCGCACCGGGTGCGTGGTCATCGGCGGTGGACCGGCCGGCATGGTGCTCGGTCTGCTGCTGGCCAGGGCCGGGGTCGAAGTGACGGTGCTCGAGAAGCACGCCGACTTCCTGCGTGACTTCCGCGGGGACACGGTGCACCCGTCGACCCTGCAGCTGCTCGACGAACTGGGGCTCGGCGAGCGCTTCCACGCCGTGCCGCACAGCGAGATCCAGCAGGTCGGCTTCCCGCTGCCCGACGGGCGGATGCTGACCTTCGCCGACCTCTCGCGCCTCAAGGTCAAGTACCCGTACATCGCGATGGTGCCGCAGTGGGACTTCCTCGACGTGCTCGCCGAAGCGGGCCGTGACGAACCGTCGTTCACGCTGCGGATGAGCACCGAGGTCACCGGGCTGGTCGCCGAGGGCGACCGCATCGCGGGCGTCCGCTACCGCACCGCCGACGGCACCGAGGGCGAGCTGCACGCGGACCTGACCGTGGCCGCGGACGGCCGCTGGTCGCTCGCGCGGCGGCAGGCCGGGCTGCGGCCGCGGGAGTTCGACGTGCCGTTCGACGCCTGGTGGTTCCGGCTGCCGAGGCACGATGGCGAACGCGGCGACACGATCAGCCCGCAGATGCGGAACCGGAAGTTCGCCGTGGCGCTGCCGCGCGAGGGCTACTTCCAGATTGCCTACCTCGCGCCGAAGGGGTCGGACGAGGACCTGCGCAACGCCGGTATCGAGCAGTTCCGGGCCAGCGTGGCCGAGGCCTACCCGAACTACGCGGACCGGCTGGACTCGCTGGAAACCATGGACGACGTGAAGTTCCTCGACGTGCGGCTGAACCGCCTGCACCGCTGGCACACCGAAGGCCTGCTGTGCATCGGGGACGCCGCGCACGCGATGTCACCGATCGGCGGTGTCGGCATCAACCTGGCCGTGCAGGACGCGGTGGCCACCGCGCACCTGCTCGCCGCGCCGCTGCGCCGCGGCCGGCCGCGGCAGCGCGACCTGGCGAAGGTGCGGGCCAGGCGCTGGCTGCCGACGGTGGCCGTGCAACTGCTCCAGCGGCTGCTGCACCGCGCGGTGATGCGGCCGGTGATGGCGGGCAAGCGGAACGGGCCGCCGAAGCCGGTGATCGCGGTGCTCGGCCGGTTCCCGAAGCTGGCGGTGGTACCGGCCTACCTGATCGGGGTGGGCCTGCGACCCGAGCACGCGCCCGGGTTCGCCAGGCGGGACCCGGTCAGCCCTGCACCACGGGGTTCGTGA
- a CDS encoding fumarylacetoacetate hydrolase family protein has translation MRLARIAHPGGVAFAAIEGDGDDAQVLEIAEHPFGDPNFTGKRWPLADVRLLAPILPSKVIAVGRNYAKHAAEFGNEVPQSPMLFLKPSTSVIGPNAAIKLPPAAGRVDFEGELAVVIGQPVKNVPAARAASVVLGYTVANDVSARDLQKADGQWGRAKGYDTFCPLGPWIETKLPDPGNLSLKSEVDGQLKQDGTTADLIHKIPELVEFVSSVMTLLPGDVILTGTPEGVGPITDGQQVSITVEGIGTLTNPVVQG, from the coding sequence GTGCGCCTAGCTCGAATCGCTCATCCCGGTGGTGTCGCCTTCGCTGCGATCGAAGGCGACGGTGACGACGCCCAGGTACTGGAGATCGCCGAGCACCCGTTCGGCGACCCGAACTTCACCGGCAAGCGCTGGCCGCTGGCCGACGTCCGGCTGCTCGCGCCGATCCTGCCGTCGAAGGTGATCGCCGTCGGCCGCAACTACGCCAAGCACGCCGCGGAGTTCGGCAACGAGGTACCCCAGTCGCCGATGCTCTTCCTCAAGCCGTCCACCAGCGTGATCGGCCCGAACGCGGCGATCAAGCTGCCCCCGGCGGCCGGTCGCGTGGACTTCGAGGGCGAGCTGGCCGTGGTGATCGGCCAGCCGGTGAAGAACGTGCCCGCGGCCCGCGCGGCGAGCGTGGTGCTCGGCTACACCGTCGCCAACGACGTCAGCGCGCGTGACCTGCAGAAGGCCGACGGGCAGTGGGGCCGCGCCAAGGGCTACGACACCTTCTGCCCGCTCGGCCCGTGGATCGAGACCAAGCTGCCGGACCCGGGCAACCTGTCGCTGAAGTCCGAGGTGGACGGTCAGCTGAAGCAGGACGGCACCACCGCCGACCTGATCCACAAGATCCCGGAGCTGGTCGAGTTCGTCTCGTCGGTGATGACGCTGCTGCCCGGCGACGTGATCCTGACCGGCACCCCGGAGGGCGTCGGCCCGATCACCGACGGGCAGCAGGTGTCGATCACCGTCGAGGGCATCGGCACGCTCACGAACCCCGTGGTGCAGGGCTGA
- the cimA gene encoding citramalate synthase, translating into MTRTEPAGTALGDEFHLYDTTLRDGAQREGISYSVTDKLAVARLLDELGVGFIEGGWPGALPKDTEFFAKAAGELSLKHAVLVAFGATRKAGTSAEKDAQVRALLDSQAPAVTLVAKSDLRHIERALKVEVAEACEMVRDTVEFLVREGRRVFVDLEHFFDGYAVSPDTALRVADAAAGAGADVVVLCDTNGGQLPLGLAETVREVKDRTGFRLGIHCQDDTSCAVANSIAAVQAGATHVQCTANGYGERAGNADLFAVTGNLVTKLGMEVLPTGNAAELTRVSHALAEIANIAPYAHQAYVGASAFAHKAGLHASAIKVDPLLYNHIDPPSVGNDMRVLVTEMAGRASLELKGRELGVDLAGRPEALTSAVRKVKRLEAEGWSFEAADASLELLLRREAGEAFDEPPFVLESYRVVLDHRADGEIVSEATVKVHVGGQRVIATAEGNGPVHALDAALREALTPHLSWLDSVELADYKVRILPGHPGTDAVTRVLVETTDGSREWTTVGVHGNIVEASWLALCDALVHKSLRLTT; encoded by the coding sequence GTGACCCGCACCGAACCGGCAGGAACCGCGCTGGGCGACGAGTTCCACCTCTACGACACCACGCTGCGGGACGGTGCCCAGCGGGAGGGCATTTCCTATTCGGTGACCGACAAGCTGGCCGTCGCGCGCCTGCTGGACGAGTTGGGCGTCGGGTTCATCGAGGGCGGCTGGCCGGGCGCGCTGCCGAAGGACACCGAGTTCTTCGCGAAGGCGGCGGGGGAGCTGAGCCTCAAGCACGCGGTGCTGGTCGCCTTCGGGGCCACCCGGAAAGCCGGTACCAGCGCGGAAAAGGACGCGCAGGTGCGCGCGCTGCTCGATTCGCAGGCCCCGGCGGTCACGCTGGTCGCCAAGTCGGACCTGCGGCACATCGAGCGCGCGCTCAAGGTCGAGGTCGCCGAAGCGTGCGAGATGGTGCGCGACACCGTCGAGTTCCTGGTCCGCGAGGGCCGCCGCGTTTTTGTCGACCTGGAACACTTCTTCGACGGTTACGCGGTCAGCCCGGACACCGCGCTCCGGGTGGCCGACGCGGCGGCGGGTGCCGGTGCCGACGTGGTGGTGCTGTGCGACACCAACGGCGGGCAACTGCCGCTCGGCCTGGCCGAAACGGTGCGGGAGGTCAAGGACCGCACCGGTTTCCGGCTCGGCATCCATTGCCAGGACGACACTTCCTGCGCGGTGGCGAACAGCATCGCCGCGGTGCAGGCCGGCGCGACGCACGTGCAGTGCACCGCCAACGGTTACGGGGAACGGGCGGGCAACGCCGATCTGTTCGCCGTGACGGGAAACCTGGTGACCAAGCTCGGCATGGAGGTGCTCCCCACCGGGAACGCCGCCGAGCTCACCCGCGTCTCCCATGCCCTTGCCGAAATCGCGAACATCGCCCCCTACGCCCACCAGGCGTACGTGGGAGCTTCGGCCTTCGCCCACAAGGCGGGGCTGCACGCGAGCGCGATCAAGGTGGATCCGTTGCTGTACAACCACATCGATCCACCTTCTGTCGGCAACGACATGCGGGTACTGGTCACCGAGATGGCCGGCAGGGCCAGCCTCGAGCTCAAGGGACGTGAGCTGGGGGTCGACCTTGCCGGCCGGCCCGAAGCGCTGACCAGCGCGGTGCGCAAGGTGAAGCGGCTGGAGGCCGAGGGCTGGTCCTTCGAAGCCGCCGACGCCTCGCTGGAACTGCTGCTGCGCCGGGAAGCCGGGGAAGCCTTCGACGAACCGCCGTTCGTGCTGGAGTCCTACCGCGTGGTGCTCGACCACCGCGCGGACGGCGAGATCGTGTCCGAGGCCACGGTCAAGGTGCACGTCGGCGGGCAGCGGGTGATCGCCACCGCCGAGGGCAACGGCCCGGTGCACGCGCTGGACGCCGCGCTGCGCGAGGCGCTCACCCCGCATCTGTCCTGGTTGGACAGTGTGGAGCTGGCCGACTACAAGGTGCGCATCCTGCCCGGCCACCCCGGCACCGACGCGGTCACCCGCGTGCTGGTGGAGACCACCGACGGCAGCCGGGAGTGGACCACGGTCGGGGTGCACGGCAACATCGTCGAAGCCAGCTGGCTGGCGCTGTGCGACGCCCTCGTCCACAAGAGCCTGCGCCTGACCACGTAA
- a CDS encoding 3-isopropylmalate dehydrogenase — MRLAVIPGDGIGPEVVTEALKVLGEVAPNAETTNYDLGAARWHSTGELLPESVLGELRQHDAILLGAVGDPTVPSGILERGLLLRLRFELDHHVNLRPARLYPGVRGPLADTAEIDMVVVREGTEGPYAGNGGLLRKDTEHEIATEVSVNTAFGIRRVVSDAFDRAEQRPRKHLTLLHKTNVLEHAGSLWSRVVEEVSLEHPDVTVAYSHVDAATIHLVTDPGRFDVIVTDNLFGDIITDLAAAVTGGIGLAASGNLDITRRNPSMFEPVHGSAPDIAGQALADPTAAVLSVALLLDHLGQKEAARRIEASVAFDLATRDQANPGSTHAIGDRLAALVSSNTRTA; from the coding sequence ATGCGGCTCGCTGTGATCCCAGGTGACGGGATCGGGCCCGAGGTGGTCACCGAGGCGCTGAAGGTGCTTGGTGAGGTAGCGCCCAACGCGGAGACCACCAACTACGACCTCGGCGCCGCGCGATGGCACTCCACCGGGGAACTGCTCCCCGAGTCGGTGCTCGGCGAGCTGCGCCAGCACGACGCGATCCTGCTCGGCGCGGTCGGCGACCCGACGGTGCCCAGCGGCATTCTCGAGCGCGGCCTGCTGCTGCGCCTGCGGTTCGAACTCGACCACCACGTGAACCTGCGCCCGGCACGGCTCTACCCGGGGGTGCGCGGCCCGCTGGCCGACACCGCCGAGATCGACATGGTCGTGGTGCGCGAAGGCACCGAGGGCCCGTACGCGGGCAACGGCGGGCTGCTGCGCAAGGACACCGAGCACGAGATCGCCACCGAGGTGAGCGTGAACACCGCGTTCGGCATCCGGCGGGTCGTCTCCGACGCCTTCGACCGGGCCGAGCAGCGCCCGCGCAAGCACCTGACCCTGCTGCACAAGACCAACGTGCTCGAGCACGCCGGTTCGCTGTGGTCGCGCGTGGTCGAAGAGGTCTCGCTGGAGCACCCGGACGTCACCGTGGCCTACTCGCACGTGGACGCCGCGACCATCCACCTGGTCACCGACCCCGGCCGGTTCGACGTGATCGTCACCGACAACCTGTTCGGCGACATCATCACCGACCTGGCCGCCGCGGTGACCGGTGGCATCGGCCTGGCCGCCAGCGGGAACCTGGACATCACCCGCCGGAACCCGAGCATGTTCGAGCCGGTGCACGGCAGCGCGCCGGACATCGCCGGGCAGGCGCTGGCCGACCCGACCGCCGCGGTCCTCTCGGTGGCGCTGCTGCTGGACCACCTCGGCCAGAAGGAGGCGGCGCGCCGGATCGAGGCCTCGGTGGCCTTCGACCTGGCCACCCGCGACCAGGCCAACCCCGGTTCCACGCACGCCATCGGCGACCGCCTGGCGGCACTGGTCTCCTCGAACACCCGCACCGCCTGA